In a single window of the Drosophila albomicans strain 15112-1751.03 chromosome 3, ASM965048v2, whole genome shotgun sequence genome:
- the LOC117568019 gene encoding uncharacterized protein LOC117568019 isoform X4 — translation MTCPQTLKTFQLTVTSGNILRVTGFKCQVVDPSFCYYERCVIKAINRNVKEFNVVVRLLQKPVNNVTVRLEIVRRLAASTQPIYQFEIDGCQFMVSKRRNPFAKAIFKFLRIERFSNLNHSCPFDHDIIISHLELQKELGAGIMIGKGDYVINANWLAYNVLRFITTATLEVTD, via the exons TGACAAGTGGAAATATTCTAAGGGTAACTGGATTTAAATGTCAAGTTGTCGATCCATCATTTTGCTATTATGAACGTTGTGttataaaagcaataaatcgAAATGTTAAAGAATTTAACGTGGTGGTAAGATTACTTCAGAAACCAGTTAATAATGTTACG GTTCGTCTAGAAATAGTGCGACGTCTTGCAGCCTCCACTCAGCCAATTTATCAGTTCGAAATTGATGGATGCCAATTTATGGTGAGCAAACGGCGCAATCCTTTTGCCAAAGCGATCTTCAAGTTCTTACGTATCGAACGGTTCTCCAATTTGAATCATTCTTGTCCCTTTGAT CATGACATCATAATAAGTCATCTGGAGTTACAGAAGGAGTTAGGTGCGGGAATCATGATTGGAAAGGGTGACTATGTTATCAATGCAAATTGGTTGGCTTACAATGTCCTCCGCTTTATTACAACTGCTACTCTGGAAGTTACTGATTAA
- the LOC117568019 gene encoding uncharacterized protein LOC117568019 isoform X1, translating into MVLGVGVDVSVAIVPADALRVFSRAKRQLEGGETWGQKDRWAVSVTSGNILRVTGFKCQVVDPSFCYYERCVIKAINRNVKEFNVVVRLLQKPVNNVTVRLEIVRRLAASTQPIYQFEIDGCQFMVSKRRNPFAKAIFKFLRIERFSNLNHSCPFDHDIIISHLELQKELGAGIMIGKGDYVINANWLAYNVLRFITTATLEVTD; encoded by the exons ATGGTGTTGGGTGTTGGTGTTGATGTCAGTGTTGCCATCGTCCCTGCTGATGCGTTGCGCGTTTTTTCACGCGCCAAACGTCAGCTTGAGGGAGGCGAGACTTGGGGGCAGAAGGACAGGTGGGCGGTGTCAG TGACAAGTGGAAATATTCTAAGGGTAACTGGATTTAAATGTCAAGTTGTCGATCCATCATTTTGCTATTATGAACGTTGTGttataaaagcaataaatcgAAATGTTAAAGAATTTAACGTGGTGGTAAGATTACTTCAGAAACCAGTTAATAATGTTACG GTTCGTCTAGAAATAGTGCGACGTCTTGCAGCCTCCACTCAGCCAATTTATCAGTTCGAAATTGATGGATGCCAATTTATGGTGAGCAAACGGCGCAATCCTTTTGCCAAAGCGATCTTCAAGTTCTTACGTATCGAACGGTTCTCCAATTTGAATCATTCTTGTCCCTTTGAT CATGACATCATAATAAGTCATCTGGAGTTACAGAAGGAGTTAGGTGCGGGAATCATGATTGGAAAGGGTGACTATGTTATCAATGCAAATTGGTTGGCTTACAATGTCCTCCGCTTTATTACAACTGCTACTCTGGAAGTTACTGATTAA
- the LOC117568019 gene encoding uncharacterized protein LOC117568019 isoform X2 — protein sequence MVLGVGVDVSVAIVPADALRVFSRAKRQLEGGETWGQKDRWAVSVTSGNILRVTGFKCQVVDPSFCYYERCVIKAINRNVKEFNVVVRLLQKPVNNVTVRLEIVRRLAASTQPIYQFEIDGCQFMHDIIISHLELQKELGAGIMIGKGDYVINANWLAYNVLRFITTATLEVTD from the exons ATGGTGTTGGGTGTTGGTGTTGATGTCAGTGTTGCCATCGTCCCTGCTGATGCGTTGCGCGTTTTTTCACGCGCCAAACGTCAGCTTGAGGGAGGCGAGACTTGGGGGCAGAAGGACAGGTGGGCGGTGTCAG TGACAAGTGGAAATATTCTAAGGGTAACTGGATTTAAATGTCAAGTTGTCGATCCATCATTTTGCTATTATGAACGTTGTGttataaaagcaataaatcgAAATGTTAAAGAATTTAACGTGGTGGTAAGATTACTTCAGAAACCAGTTAATAATGTTACG GTTCGTCTAGAAATAGTGCGACGTCTTGCAGCCTCCACTCAGCCAATTTATCAGTTCGAAATTGATGGATGCCAATTTATG CATGACATCATAATAAGTCATCTGGAGTTACAGAAGGAGTTAGGTGCGGGAATCATGATTGGAAAGGGTGACTATGTTATCAATGCAAATTGGTTGGCTTACAATGTCCTCCGCTTTATTACAACTGCTACTCTGGAAGTTACTGATTAA
- the LOC127565732 gene encoding uncharacterized protein LOC127565732 produces MQKIGNLRLGALLIIILINSFTWGTIVRLSAIKCHSDDLKFCVVDKCEMKTLSRRLKEVHAVVKLLKIPVTNASIRAELLRGSLSLYNFEFDGCQYWVNKRRNPFVSAIYKLFNLYRYTNVNHSCPYSHDIVLNHMPFDTNLNTQVPLGNGNYDVVMYWFAYKVLRATITISMEVVN; encoded by the exons atgcaaaaaattggaaatttacGTCTTGGAGCTCTTCTAATTATAATCCTGATTAATTCGTTTACCTGGGGAACTATTGTAAGATTAAGTGCAATTAAGTGTCACTCTGACGATCTAAAGTTTTGTGTCGTCgacaaatgtgaaatgaaaactttaagTCGGCGCCTTAAAGAAGTCCATGCTGTGGTCAAACTGCTCAAAATACCAGTTACCAATGCTTCG ATTCGAGCAGAGCTTCTGCGTGGCAGCCTATCATTGTACAATTTCGAATTTGATGGCTGTCAATATTGGGTAAACAAACGACGCAATCCATTTGTATCAGCAATCTACAAGTTGTTTAACTTGTATCGCTACACCAATGTGAATCATTCGTGTCCCTATTCT CACGACATCGTTTTAAATCATATGCCTTTTGATACGAATTTAAATACACAAGTTCCACTCGGCAATGGAAATTATGACGTGGTTATGTATTGGTTTGCCTACAAGGTACTTCGCGCAACTATAACTATTTCAATGGAAGTTGTTAATTAA
- the LOC117568019 gene encoding uncharacterized protein LOC117568019 isoform X3, whose product MTCPQTLKTFQLTDTIARTLGKLVRITGLSCQVVDPMFCRFENCVLKAKSRDFKELSMVVRLLQIPVDNITLRVEFFRRSYTSQSILQFEIDGCQYWRNKRRNPIAKTLYMLFRLENFTNVNHSCPYNHDIIVDRMQINRNLNMPLPLAKDDYTILAYWSAYKVLRSIISITMQVVD is encoded by the exons ATACGATTGCTCGTACTTTGGGTAAACTGGTCAGGATTACCGGACTTAGTTGTCAAGTTGTTGATCCAATGTTTTGTCGATTCGAAAATTGTGTTCTGAAAGCAAAAAGTCGTGACTTTAAGGAACTTAGCATGGTGGTCAGATTGCTTCAGATTCCTGTGGATAATATAACG CTTCGTGTTGAATTCTTTCGACGTAGCTACACTTCACAATCAATACTTCAATTCGAAATCGATGGATGTCAATACTGGAGAAACAAACGTCGTAATCCCATTGCAAAAACGCTCTACATGTTATTTCGCTTGGAGAATTTTACTAATGTAAATCATTCCTGCCCCTACAAT CATGATATCATTGTAGATCGAATGCAAATCAATAGGAATTTAAATATGCCTTTGCCACTAGCTAAGGACGATTACACCATATTGGCTTATTGGTCGGCTTACAAAGTACTACGCAGTATTATTTCTATTACTATGCAAGTGGTTGACTAA